The proteins below are encoded in one region of Aquisphaera giovannonii:
- a CDS encoding tetratricopeptide repeat protein: MTVRWKPLLILSGLFFLVAVVGVIAMAWTLVPRSAAGILKQARAESAQGRFDNAKIHFQQALQLESKNASIHEEIAAMYKDWAKAAPDRSESLRAERVVHLLNAMRLDMKALAPRLALLEAAMAQDQAGESLAYAREVLKLDPNNADANYVLAIEELDSPSLNVPELRQHIKALEAQHAPPMRVELVRARLAQVTGDETGRDEALARARKIVLGADAGPVDQLARVRLEAMQIQAARDLSGQEAPVKVLLEHVHAMVAAPDLPAGRVAKLSQVLEQTQRSLVQRSGRYRQAGAGTAVATAMADAIEGELEGIFQKVLGAAEKADLQVYFTYTDHLRFRKQRDRCLQVVDEALRLPAAAQPTNALPVMGMHTVAVEMALSKQDDPARYQKAEPHVQALLSSSETRFQGLGNLFRGAIELEQSGVASVASKGVEKPGAAESQPKLRALSLAHLKLAASQLPNLPEAQARYGVALVLNQEQGLGRQYLQNAMKMGNLDPQYQFWAAWTILQAGYPEEAAPVVEALFRALSQGAIPAEMEPTLHQMRGELYQARRAPGDLERAAREFEKAAGKGGEAAVALRQAQVDVQLGHHDRALERIDALRKQGMGGSQAENLAVLILDEQGKHDEARALLRDARTRFPKAADLAGLDAALAARDGKPAESDRILREYLAQDPDNVTLTLTRAELLADKSKLNRPKEAREILAALAERSDNSAPLVELAKIEMDQDDLEAATASVAKIRSRWKESATGDILEGQLALKRGSIPKARDHFAAALKKDPDNKIIQYWKAQLDSRSGSVAEAAKALENLVRERPSKEVDAGVSLLSAAQSSLARLDVLTGRLDDAIRRYEELKRSSESGTLSRADRWQLIAAYSAKNQWPSARRELAGMLNDAKSPPSDDERVRGALLYQEHKETGAALAQLDYVLKTNPTNAGAVVTRAYIHRDRKQSAEGAALIRKAIGLIQDRKEKPDGVFYLMLAAIEHEAPPEADAGRRAREVLEQGLAAHPDSLDLVKAKFFLMNGGGDPEGAVALLREKAKSDPKGTIRRFLVDVLQERRQYEEVERVLRELVQQSPADAELAASLVRAVVLQAADAGAAGQVDRQRSLDEKALAMIREDRKRFPDAPAFLEVECDVAARSGDFNRALAITEEIDKMAPASPAGASLRARLYARQDRPAEVVKCLAKALEKNPRQTDIRLWLGHELLKLGRGEEALTQARAALEATPDRAEAILLEARALASTGVGQSGQEAARAEAASHLEAAIATNPKFREAYLVLADIAEARGRRVEAISALRRGLEVAPDEGALLARLIQSLAGPGPGGTPPRAEDLAEARRLAAEIAGQDKVGGRILAAAVGFHKAGQLELALPLATKAAEMLDTSVAHLNLGDLVLSMAEAQLPDPARSRPLFERAVQEYDRVLKLQPWQVEAVNNKAWILHSYLGRSEPALELAQGLMKHADPAALPGEFYDTLGCIQEKLGRKIEAEQSYQSGLSRSPEHPVLNYHFGKLLAENPGRESRARGHLAKALASRDLLTPAMAKDAEVCAARLSSTPRAN; this comes from the coding sequence ATGACCGTCCGTTGGAAACCCCTGCTGATCCTGTCCGGCCTTTTCTTCCTGGTCGCCGTCGTGGGGGTCATCGCGATGGCCTGGACGCTGGTGCCCAGGAGCGCCGCCGGGATCCTGAAGCAAGCCCGGGCCGAGTCCGCCCAGGGGCGGTTCGATAACGCCAAGATCCACTTCCAGCAGGCCCTCCAGCTCGAGAGCAAGAACGCGTCGATCCACGAGGAGATCGCCGCCATGTACAAGGACTGGGCCAAGGCCGCCCCGGATCGGTCGGAGTCGCTGAGGGCGGAGCGCGTCGTCCACCTGCTGAATGCGATGAGGCTGGACATGAAGGCCCTGGCACCCAGGCTCGCGCTGCTCGAGGCGGCGATGGCGCAGGACCAGGCGGGCGAATCGCTTGCCTATGCCCGCGAGGTCCTCAAGCTCGACCCGAACAATGCCGACGCGAATTACGTGCTGGCCATCGAGGAACTGGACTCGCCGTCGCTCAACGTGCCCGAGCTGAGGCAGCACATCAAGGCCCTGGAAGCACAGCACGCCCCGCCCATGCGGGTGGAGCTCGTGCGGGCCCGCCTGGCGCAGGTCACCGGCGACGAGACCGGCCGGGACGAGGCGCTCGCCCGGGCCCGGAAGATTGTCCTCGGCGCGGATGCCGGGCCCGTGGATCAGCTCGCCCGAGTCCGCCTGGAGGCGATGCAGATCCAGGCCGCCCGCGATCTCTCGGGCCAGGAGGCGCCGGTGAAGGTCCTCCTCGAGCACGTCCACGCCATGGTCGCCGCCCCGGATCTTCCGGCGGGTCGGGTCGCCAAGCTGAGCCAGGTCCTGGAGCAGACCCAGAGGTCGCTCGTCCAGCGTTCCGGCCGGTACAGGCAGGCCGGCGCGGGGACGGCGGTCGCCACGGCGATGGCCGATGCGATCGAGGGCGAGCTCGAGGGGATCTTCCAGAAGGTCCTGGGGGCTGCCGAGAAGGCCGACCTCCAGGTCTATTTCACCTACACCGACCACCTCCGATTCCGGAAGCAGCGCGACCGCTGCCTCCAGGTGGTGGATGAGGCCCTCCGCCTCCCCGCCGCCGCGCAGCCGACGAACGCCCTGCCGGTGATGGGGATGCACACCGTAGCCGTCGAGATGGCCCTCTCGAAGCAGGACGACCCGGCCCGCTACCAGAAGGCGGAGCCGCACGTCCAGGCCCTCCTGTCCTCCTCCGAGACGCGGTTCCAGGGCCTCGGTAACCTGTTCCGCGGCGCGATCGAGCTCGAGCAGTCCGGCGTGGCGAGCGTCGCCTCGAAGGGCGTGGAGAAGCCCGGGGCGGCGGAGTCGCAGCCGAAGCTTCGCGCCCTTTCGCTGGCTCACCTGAAGCTCGCGGCCTCGCAGCTCCCGAACCTGCCTGAGGCGCAGGCGAGGTACGGCGTGGCCCTGGTCCTCAACCAGGAGCAGGGGCTCGGCCGGCAGTATCTTCAGAATGCGATGAAGATGGGGAACCTCGATCCGCAGTACCAGTTCTGGGCGGCCTGGACCATCCTCCAGGCGGGCTACCCCGAGGAGGCGGCTCCGGTGGTGGAGGCCCTCTTCAGGGCCCTCTCCCAGGGGGCCATCCCGGCCGAGATGGAGCCGACGCTGCACCAGATGCGCGGCGAGCTCTACCAGGCCAGGCGGGCCCCCGGCGACCTCGAACGGGCTGCCCGTGAGTTCGAGAAGGCGGCGGGCAAGGGCGGCGAGGCGGCCGTCGCGCTGCGGCAGGCGCAAGTCGACGTGCAGCTCGGCCACCACGACCGCGCCCTGGAGCGGATCGATGCGCTCCGGAAGCAGGGCATGGGCGGTTCCCAGGCGGAGAACCTCGCCGTCCTGATCCTGGATGAGCAGGGCAAGCATGACGAGGCCCGGGCGCTCCTCCGCGACGCCCGCACGCGGTTCCCGAAGGCCGCCGACCTCGCCGGGCTCGACGCCGCGCTCGCGGCGAGGGACGGCAAGCCCGCGGAGTCCGATCGCATCCTCAGGGAGTACCTGGCGCAGGATCCGGACAACGTCACGCTGACCCTGACGCGTGCCGAGCTGCTGGCCGACAAGTCCAAGTTGAACCGCCCGAAGGAGGCCCGGGAGATCCTGGCCGCCCTCGCCGAGAGGAGCGACAACTCGGCGCCCCTGGTGGAGCTCGCCAAGATCGAGATGGACCAGGACGACCTGGAGGCGGCGACGGCCAGCGTGGCCAAGATCCGATCGAGGTGGAAGGAGTCGGCCACCGGCGACATCCTCGAAGGCCAGCTCGCGCTCAAGCGGGGGAGCATCCCCAAGGCGCGCGACCACTTCGCCGCCGCACTCAAGAAAGATCCCGACAACAAGATCATCCAGTACTGGAAGGCCCAGCTCGACAGCCGCTCCGGGTCGGTCGCGGAGGCGGCCAAGGCGCTGGAGAACCTCGTCCGCGAGAGGCCGAGCAAGGAGGTCGATGCCGGCGTGTCGCTGCTGTCGGCCGCGCAATCGTCCCTGGCCAGGCTCGACGTGCTGACCGGCCGCCTGGACGACGCCATCCGCCGCTACGAGGAGCTGAAGAGGAGCAGCGAGAGCGGGACTCTCAGCCGCGCCGACCGCTGGCAGCTCATCGCCGCCTACTCGGCCAAGAATCAGTGGCCTTCCGCCCGCCGAGAGCTTGCCGGGATGCTGAACGATGCCAAGTCCCCCCCGTCGGACGACGAGCGGGTCCGCGGGGCTTTGCTGTACCAGGAGCACAAGGAGACCGGCGCCGCCCTCGCGCAGCTCGACTACGTGCTGAAGACCAACCCGACGAACGCCGGGGCCGTGGTGACGCGGGCTTACATCCATCGGGATCGGAAGCAATCCGCCGAGGGCGCGGCGCTGATCCGCAAGGCCATCGGGCTGATCCAGGACAGGAAGGAGAAGCCGGACGGCGTCTTCTACCTGATGCTGGCCGCCATCGAGCACGAGGCGCCGCCGGAGGCCGATGCCGGCCGGCGCGCCCGGGAGGTCCTGGAGCAGGGGCTGGCGGCCCACCCGGACTCGCTGGACCTCGTGAAGGCGAAGTTCTTCCTCATGAATGGCGGCGGCGATCCGGAGGGGGCGGTGGCGCTCCTGCGGGAGAAGGCGAAGTCCGATCCCAAGGGTACGATCCGACGATTCCTCGTGGACGTGCTCCAGGAGAGGCGGCAGTACGAGGAGGTCGAGCGGGTGCTCCGCGAGCTGGTGCAGCAGTCTCCCGCCGATGCCGAGCTGGCCGCCTCGCTGGTGCGGGCCGTCGTCTTGCAGGCGGCGGACGCCGGGGCCGCCGGCCAGGTCGACCGGCAGCGGTCGCTCGACGAGAAGGCGCTCGCCATGATCCGCGAGGACCGCAAGCGGTTCCCGGACGCCCCGGCGTTCCTGGAAGTCGAGTGCGACGTGGCGGCGCGGTCCGGCGACTTCAATCGGGCGCTGGCGATCACCGAGGAGATCGACAAGATGGCGCCGGCCTCGCCCGCGGGGGCAAGCCTGAGGGCCCGCCTCTACGCCCGCCAGGACCGGCCGGCCGAGGTGGTCAAGTGCCTCGCGAAGGCCCTGGAGAAGAACCCTCGCCAGACCGACATCCGCCTGTGGCTCGGCCACGAGCTGCTGAAGCTCGGCCGCGGGGAAGAGGCGCTGACCCAGGCTCGGGCGGCTCTGGAAGCGACTCCGGATCGCGCCGAGGCGATCCTCCTGGAGGCCCGCGCCCTGGCCTCCACCGGCGTGGGCCAATCGGGCCAGGAGGCGGCCCGCGCCGAAGCCGCGTCCCACCTGGAGGCGGCCATCGCCACCAATCCCAAGTTCCGCGAGGCCTACCTGGTGCTCGCCGACATCGCCGAGGCGAGGGGGAGGCGAGTCGAGGCGATCTCGGCGCTGCGGCGTGGCCTCGAGGTCGCGCCCGATGAGGGCGCCCTGCTGGCGAGGCTGATCCAGTCGCTGGCCGGTCCCGGGCCGGGCGGCACGCCGCCGAGGGCCGAGGACCTGGCCGAGGCGAGGCGCCTCGCCGCGGAGATCGCCGGGCAGGATAAGGTGGGCGGCCGCATCCTGGCGGCCGCAGTCGGCTTCCACAAGGCGGGCCAGCTCGAGCTGGCCCTCCCTCTGGCAACGAAGGCGGCCGAGATGCTCGACACGTCCGTGGCGCACCTGAACCTGGGCGACCTGGTCCTCTCGATGGCCGAGGCTCAGCTGCCCGACCCGGCCCGCTCGCGGCCCCTCTTCGAGAGGGCCGTGCAGGAATATGACCGCGTGCTCAAACTCCAGCCGTGGCAGGTGGAGGCCGTCAACAACAAGGCCTGGATCCTCCACAGCTATCTCGGCAGGAGCGAGCCGGCGTTGGAGCTGGCCCAGGGGCTGATGAAGCACGCCGACCCGGCCGCCCTCCCCGGCGAGTTCTACGACACCCTCGGCTGCATCCAGGAGAAGCTCGGCCGCAAGATCGAGGCGGAGCAGTCGTACCAGTCCGGGCTCTCCCGATCGCCCGAGCACCCGGTCCTCAATTACCATTTCGGCAAGCTGCTGGCCGAGAACCCGGGCCGGGAATCGCGGGCCCGCGGCCACCTGGCCAAGGCCCTGGCGTCACGCGACCTGCTCACGCCGGCCATGGCGAAGGACGCCGAGGTGTGCGCCGCGAGGTTGAGCTCCACGCCCCGGGCCAACTGA
- a CDS encoding peptidylprolyl isomerase translates to MPKARPILAIAAAALATLAAFPAPSALAQQKESKNPVVVLETSCGTIAIELYPEKAPITVDNFLKYVDDGFYNNLLFHRVLPDFMIQGGGETDKMEEKAPTYPPIKNESGNGLKNERGAIAMARTSRPDSATCQFFINLKDNDRLDTLRYAVFGKVIEGMDTVDAIAKVARTTRAGTQEPSVPVEPIYIKSARRRKG, encoded by the coding sequence ATGCCGAAAGCGCGCCCCATCCTCGCGATCGCCGCGGCGGCCCTGGCCACCCTGGCGGCGTTCCCCGCGCCGTCCGCCCTGGCCCAGCAGAAGGAATCCAAGAATCCCGTCGTCGTCCTCGAGACGTCGTGCGGGACGATCGCCATCGAGCTCTACCCGGAAAAGGCGCCCATCACCGTCGACAACTTCCTGAAATATGTGGACGACGGCTTCTACAACAACCTCCTGTTCCACCGCGTCCTTCCCGACTTCATGATCCAGGGAGGGGGCGAGACCGACAAGATGGAGGAGAAGGCGCCGACGTACCCCCCCATCAAGAACGAGTCGGGCAACGGCCTCAAGAACGAGCGGGGCGCGATCGCCATGGCCCGCACGAGCCGGCCCGACTCGGCGACCTGCCAGTTCTTCATCAACCTGAAGGACAACGACCGGCTGGACACGCTTCGGTACGCCGTCTTCGGCAAGGTCATCGAGGGCATGGACACGGTGGACGCCATAGCAAAGGTGGCGCGGACGACGCGAGCGGGGACACAGGAGCCGTCGGTCCCCGTGGAGCCGATCTACATCAAGAGCGCGAGGCGGCGCAAGGGCTGA
- a CDS encoding ferredoxin family protein, translated as MAHVVAEPCFDCKYTDCVVVCPVDCFYEGAQMLYIHPGECIDCEACVPECPVEAIFHEDNLPDEWKEFTALNAEEAPKCPVINEKKDALEGESCDTSKKKK; from the coding sequence ATGGCTCACGTTGTCGCCGAGCCCTGCTTCGATTGCAAGTATACCGACTGTGTGGTGGTCTGCCCGGTCGATTGCTTCTATGAAGGTGCCCAGATGCTCTACATCCATCCGGGTGAGTGCATCGATTGCGAGGCGTGCGTCCCCGAGTGCCCCGTGGAGGCCATCTTCCACGAGGACAACCTGCCGGACGAGTGGAAGGAGTTCACCGCACTGAACGCCGAAGAGGCGCCGAAGTGCCCGGTGATCAATGAGAAGAAGGACGCGCTCGAGGGCGAGTCCTGCGACACGTCGAAGAAGAAGAAGTGA